A stretch of DNA from Takifugu flavidus isolate HTHZ2018 chromosome 13, ASM371156v2, whole genome shotgun sequence:
TCAGAGGTATATCATATATCCAAGGGTGCCCAACTGAAATTATTGTTGACAACCTTGGGTGGCATCAGAAGCAGCCACGTCTGTTGCTACTAAAACAAGCCACAGACACCAACAACAATGAGGATAAAGTCCACTCTTGGACATTTAATCCACAAACTTGCTTCTGGAGGGTATTTACAGGCAGCAGAGAATCACTGGGACCAGATCGTCTCAGTGAGCCGATTCAGAACTTCAACATCACTCCAACATCAGCAGTGGAAAAACAGCTTGAATCTTGCCACTTTAATAGCCACCACCGAGTTACGTAGACTGACGTCTTTCTCACCAGAAGTTTGATGAACAACATGTTGAGGTTGGACTCGAGTTTGTCCATGTCCCCACAGAAAGGACTCATCTcagccagcagcttcagcacctgaacacatacacacacttcagtGACCCAGGCAGGTCTTGGTATTAACAATGTTAGAAACAATGTTTCTATGGAATCAGtgattaaattatttatttttcaagagacactacaggtgtgtgtgtagctctCACCTCCAGCTGGATGTCCAACTCGGCTGCAGGACTGGTCAGCTCACTCAGATTGGGCAGGACGTGTTCACAGAAGTACGTTATAAAACGAGTGGAATGGACATTTTTCTgccagaggagaaacaggatCAGTCAGTCGGTGGTGAAACGCATTCTGAAGCTCTCCTACCAGTTAGAACTGCCACCCTTGAGGGGTAGCCAGTGTGTGGCTCTCAGGGGCCATCACAAATATCCCTCCAGCATTTAAACCACAGTTGAGGCACTCACAGAGAAGAGGGGCAGCGCCTGGCGTGTGCATTGCAGCAGGCGATCCACAGTGTCGGGGTCGGCGGGGTTGAGTGCCTGTTCCAGGAAGGCctgctccaccaccagctccaccagctgctgcctgcCACTGACCGTCTGCAGCACCCGCAGGCCTGACACCACCCGCATCAGCagcacaaactcctcccccGTCACATCCTCCAGCACCTGAGGACAGTCGCAACCTTCAGTCAGCTTTTTCATCTGACATTTCTAGACAAAACATTTCCCAGATTCCTCATCTGCCACAGAACACCAAGTTAACCCCAAGTTAAAGATTTTAAATCTGATATTTGAGAAGCAGATGGATGATAAATGTAATTATCCAGTGTCACTCAGTAAAAAGGCTGCAGTCTAACCTTCTTTGTCTCTGCAAAGACAtattcctccacctccttcgtCATGACATCCTCTGGAAGTGTTTTCAGTTTGCCAGCCAGAAACTTGATGGCCCTCTCCCTCACAATATCCTCCCCCTGCAGGATCTGGGAAAAGAGGCCTCCCAAAGTGCCTGGATGAGCACAAATAGGAGATGCAACCAGCGGAATTACACCTCAAATAACAGGTGATATAAGTTGAAATATAAGTTGTTGTCTGATCGTTAGGAATCTGCCACAGACTGACATGAGAGAAACATTTACCTTTAGCATCAATCTTAAAGATGGAAATGAGAGCTGAAGTCACTTGGTTAAATTCTGCCGAGTCATCTGAAGCGGAGACAAAACCAGAAGTTATCACCAGTGGGCTCAGAGCACATCCTAATATGGGTAGGGATGGGAGATGAACCCACAGCATTTGGGTCACTCACCTGTCTGAAGGAGCTGTGTGAGGATGTCTGAAACCCTCAGGATGTTGTCACCTGTTGCAAAACGTGGGAGCTCCTTAATGGCTTGCCGTCGAATCTGGACAGACCAGAACCGACCGTTaggttgaaataaaaatgtgtctgttgtgttttcCCAATACCAACACTCACAGACACATCTTCATCTTCACAAAGGTCCAGCTGAGCATTGATCGCTGTATCGGCCATGTCAGGAAAGGATGAAAAGAATTTGGGAATGAACTGGGCTGCCAGACGTTTTTCCTTCGGGCCTCCCTTCACACCGTCTAGGATGACCTGGTAGGCATCTTTGTGCTGCAACAACAAAAGGTCATTAGTAGACATGTGGATCAGGTCATGGAGACATTACAGAGAAATCCCCACGGTGATGCCACATCCTCAACAACATAACGAGATAGTTTCCACACCAAATTTACTATCTTCGTTGGGTTTTTAAGGTTTGCAGCCATTATCCAGTTTACTGTTAATATCTGATTGCCGAGGGTTAATTTGATGAGAGAAGAAATATGTGAAATGTTGATTAATGCACTTATAATCAGAATTCAATGCACACATAATGGGGTTATTGGTGAGGAAATACCCGACGTGCCGACCACAACAATCCCAATGACCAGGCCATTAGCAATAACCGGTCTGCTAGCCTAGCCTAGCGCACAGCCGCTCTACCTACCGGCTGTATCGGAGAAACAATGAACATGTACAGTGAATAAACGTGCCTACGGTCCAACTCTATTAGACCAAACGCATATTTGCACCTTTACCTGACTCAGGCTATCCTTTGCATCAGCAAGGATCCCGTAGTTCCGATAGAGATCCTCGA
This window harbors:
- the api5 gene encoding apoptosis inhibitor 5 isoform X2, producing the protein MAVTIEDLYRNYGILADAKDSLSQHKDAYQVILDGVKGGPKEKRLAAQFIPKFFSSFPDMADTAINAQLDLCEDEDVSIRRQAIKELPRFATGDNILRVSDILTQLLQTDDSAEFNQVTSALISIFKIDAKGTLGGLFSQILQGEDIVRERAIKFLAGKLKTLPEDVMTKEVEEYVFAETKKVLEDVTGEEFVLLMRVVSGLRVLQTVSGRQQLVELVVEQAFLEQALNPADPDTVDRLLQCTRQALPLFSKNVHSTRFITYFCEHVLPNLSELTSPAAELDIQLEVLKLLAEMSPFCGDMDKLESNLNMLFIKLLEFMPLPPEEAENGENTGNEEPKLQFSYVECLLFSFHQLGKKLPDFLIDKVDAEQLKDFKIRLQYFARGLQVYIRQLRVALQGKTGDALKTDENKIKVVALKITNNINVLIKDLFHNPPSFKSTVTLSWKPVQKAEALVAKRPSTDTMNPGATAKKPIPAQPRRDARQIYNPPSGKYSATIGNFNYDGV
- the api5 gene encoding apoptosis inhibitor 5 isoform X1; amino-acid sequence: MAVTIEDLYRNYGILADAKDSLSQHKDAYQVILDGVKGGPKEKRLAAQFIPKFFSSFPDMADTAINAQLDLCEDEDVSIRRQAIKELPRFATGDNILRVSDILTQLLQTDDSAEFNQVTSALISIFKIDAKGTLGGLFSQILQGEDIVRERAIKFLAGKLKTLPEDVMTKEVEEYVFAETKKVLEDVTGEEFVLLMRVVSGLRVLQTVSGRQQLVELVVEQAFLEQALNPADPDTVDRLLQCTRQALPLFSKNVHSTRFITYFCEHVLPNLSELTSPAAELDIQLEVLKLLAEMSPFCGDMDKLESNLNMLFIKLLEFMPLPPEEAENGENTGNEEPKLQFSYVECLLFSFHQLGKKLPDFLIDKVDAEQLKDFKIRLQYFARGLQVYIRQLRVALQGKTGDALKTDENKIKVVALKITNNINVLIKDLFHNPPSFKSTVTLSWKPVQKAEALVAKRPSTDTMNPGATAKKPIPAQPRRDARQIYNPPSGKYSATIGNFNYEQRGGFRGGRGRGFGSRGGRSRGRVY